The nucleotide sequence CACGATGGGTTTACCCTCGTGGCGGTACTTCTGGTGGCGGTGATTCTGCTCACGCTTCTCGCCGCGGTGAGCACCATGGTGCTGGCCGAATCGAAGCAGACCGGCCTCACAGCGCGCCAGCAACAGGCGTACAACCTGGCCGAGACGGGACTCGAGCGGTTTATGGCAGCCCTGCAGACGGCTGCTCAGGGGGATCTGAGCCAGTTCCCGTATGATTCAGGGACACTGGCGAGATGGGTGCAAACCCAGGGAATTCAGCAGCCTCCCAGGACTGTCGTACAAGCAACGTATATCGATGAAAACGGAACCGTCGTAACGTCGACCACGCCGCCGTACCCGCACTTGATACAGGTCCGGTCGACGGGGACGGCGGACGGGGTCCAGAAGACTGTCGTCGCCACCGTGGACCTTCAGTACTTGGGCAATATTTTTCGATACGTGCTGGCCGCAACGGCCGGTACGGGGACAGGCATTCAGTTCGATTCAAACATGTCGCTGAGTCTGTACGGATCCATGTATACGGATGCGGATCTGGCCGTCACCAACTCGAGCCGCAAAATCCCATCGTCTTTGATGATCCAAAACGGCACGCTCGACCTTGGACCTGATTCGCCGTTGAGTGGAACGGAACAGTGGTTTCCTACGCATGTAAGCGTTCGGAAGCTGACCAGACCGCTCGCCGTACCGTCTTTCGACGACGTGGTGGTGGCCCTTCAGGCAGGAAACGGGAATGGGAGCATCCAAACCTTTTCGTCCGGCGGAACGCACTATTTGTTCGAAGACCTTTGGGGCGGATGGTGGGACCTGTGGCAAAACGGGGGGGCCGTCGCGGTGTCGCCCGTCGACCCGAGTAAGCCGGTTCTCATGTTTAACAATCCTGATGCTCAGGTGATCGTACTCGGGAATCCTGCTCACAAGACGGTGGTGGTAAGCGGGGAACTTACGGTTTACGCGTTCATCGGCGACACATCGCCGCCGTTGTATGTGGCGAAAAAGAATGTCCTGCTCGACACAGACTTTGTTCAGAGCCTGGGGGTTGCCTTCGATGTCTTTCTCCAGAACCTGCTGGACTTATTGCGGCATGGCGGGGACATTCGGCTGCCGAAATTGGTGCCCGGGGGCATTGTTTCCGGTTATATCTTTGCACCAAACGGCAATGTGACCGCCAGGGGAGACAATTCCTTTCAGTTGATCGGATCCATCATCGGCCAACGTATTACATTTGACTCCAGACGTTTTCTTGGTTTGGGATCGCTGTCGGCTTCCTTGCAACAAAGTACGGACGGCCTGGATCAGAAAATCCCGTGGTACGTTCCCCGGCCGGTTGTTGTGGACAGGCACACGGAGTAACCCGGGACCACGGTCGGAGGATTTGCAACGCGTGAGAAATGATAGCCTTTCATCGAAGTTCCGAGCCAGCCTGTACAGTACTTGCCGCATCACCTGGATTAGGACGACTTCCATGTTGCTGGAGTCCACCGCAGCAGTCCGCCGATCATCGTGAGGTGAACCGCCGTGCGTCATCACCATAAGGGAGAATCCTGGCGTCTGCGCCGGCACCAACAGTGCAGGAGTAACCGTCTGCAGGCGGGGTTCACCCTGGTGGCGGTGCTGTTGGTGGCAGTCATCCTGCTCACCCTGCTCGCCGCGGTGAGCACCCTGGTGCTGGCCGAATCTCGGCAAACCGGCCTCACGGCTCGCCAACAGCAGGCCTACAACCTGGCTGAGGCGGGACTCGAACGCTTTATGGCGGCGCTGCAGCAGGCGGCCGACGGGTCTTCGGATTTCCCGTATGACCCGGGGGACCTCGGCGGTTGGATCGACCGACACGCTATCAATCAGCCGGGGGTCGCTGTGACGGCAACCTATGTGCGGGAAGACGGGCAACCGGTGACTGCGAATCAGGTCCCGCCGTATCCCCATCTGATCCAGGTGCGGTCAAAGGGAACCGTGGACCAGGTGAGCAAGACCATCGTGGCCACGGTGGATCTCCAGTTTCTCGGCGGACTCTTTCAATACGCGTTGGCGGCCTTGTCGACGAACGGAAAAGGAATTCAATTTGATCGGGATTTGGTCAACCTGTATCCGGACCTGACCATTAATGGACGTATCTATTCAAACGCTGACATTCGCTGGGGGAAGGCCCGGGCCCTGCCGCCCATGCTGCAGACCCATTCCCTGGCTGTAGACCTGGGACCAAACTCGCCGATTCAAAGCCGGCAGGATCTTCAAAATGTCCCTTCCTGGGTGCCTGTTGAACGCCTGGGGGCGCCCCTGGCGTATCCCACCTATGAGCAGATTGTGGCAAGTTTGCGCAGGAGAAATGGGTCGCAAATTACGAATGTTGGTCCAACCAACGGAAGCGGCCTACTCATTTCAATCTTGGGGATGTGTATTTATATCGACTTTCCTACGATTAGGATCATTCAAGGAAACCAAGCCATCCTGATGTTCTCCAATCCAGACCTGTACGTCCTCGGGAATCCGTACGGTAAAACGATCGTATCCGAAGGTAATTTGCACTTGATTGGGCTGGTTGGAGATAGCGCAGACCGCACGATATACATTAGCAAGAAAAACGTATGGGTTGGTGACAACCAGATCCCCAATGATTTACGTGCGGTAATCGAAACACTTAACAAGGCAGTTGGCCTGCTACTCGACGGTCTTGGGTTTCTGCTACATCTGATCGGACTTGATAGCCTGCTTCACTTGAACGACAATCTTCTCCAACCATTATCTAACATTCTCAGTGCCATTCTAGATTTCATACGCGATATCATACCACCGTGGAGGATCTCTGGGTATATTTATGCTCCGAATGGTACGGTTAATTTTGGCCTTGCGGCTCTGGGGGTGCACGGTGGAGTCGCTGCAAAACAGATCCATTTCGATGTACTCAATTCGATCGACATCAACTATCAGAACACAGACCTCATGGCCGATTTTGACCCAAGCCGGCGCCCCGAGCTCTACATCCCCCAACCGGTGATTGTGGAGCGTCACACCGAGTAGAGGCGGCGGGAGGTCCCGGGTCCGGGTTGGCGGAGGTCGGTTTCACGAGACAATCAAGCAGATTAGATGGCTCGTTCCATAGAGGAGAGAGGATTCCGATGCGGTTTTCGTTGGCGGGCCCTTCGGGGGTCGGGGTGAGTTTTCACGAACATGTGGTGGAAGTGGTGCGGGTGGAGGGGCGAGGGCCGTTTCCGTTGGTGGGCCACGCGCTCATTTCGCTTCCTCCCGAGGTATACGAGAACGGGTGGATCAAAAACGAGGCCGCTTTTACAGAGACGTTCCGGCGAAAGATACAGGACGCGGGTGTGGCGGCGGACCGGCCGTCCCTGTGCCTTCCGACATCGGCCGTGGTGCTGCGCACGGTGACGCTGCCCCGAACCGGGCGGAAACAGGCGCGAAACCTGCTCCAATTCCAAATCGACCACGAACTCCACCTGCCCTTCGCCAATCCCGTGTTCGACTTTGATTATTTTCCACCGGGGTTTCCCGCCCCCGACGGCCAAGCGGGCGAAGACGGCGGTGCGCTGGTCCTGCTGGCGGCGGCGCCGGGAGATCTGGTCCACCGGGCGGAACAGGCCTTTCGCCGCATAAAAACCCCTTTAGATGCCGTCGAGGTCAAAGGGTTGGCCGGTCTGCGGGTATTGCGCCACCTCGGGAGGAGGATCGACCAGGGCACATTGCTGGTGCATTTTGGGCCCGACGCTGTGGATGCCCATTTTTATGTGAAAGGGCAGTTGTTACTGAGCCGGTGGCTGGATCTCAACCCCCGGGAGTACGTATCCGAGGAGACGGGTGGATTCGCCACGGTATCCGGCCCGGCGGGCCCGACGCTAGCCCCGGGTGCCGCCCGTTCGGCCGGGGGCGACGCCGCGCAATCGCGGACGACGAGGATCGGGGCAACGAACGAATCCCGAATCACCGAGGCGCCGGCCGGGCCGGGTGCTGAAACGGGGGCGAGCTCTGAGAGCGACAGTGTGCTCTGGGTACCCGACGCGGATGAGACTCCCTGGGGCACCTCCCCGGACGGCGCCGCGGGCCCGGGTCAAACCGAGGCGGCGGCCGGCGTTGCGGCGGATGTGAACACCCCGAAGTCCACCGGAGATGCGGGCGTCGATTCCGGCACGCGGTCGGCCCCGCGGCCCGGGGGGCCCGAGTTTCCGGGGCAGCCCGGGGGGCCGGAGGCGCTCGGGATACCCGGGACCTCCGAGACAGGAGCCGAGCCGTCCCACCCGGCCCAGCCGGCGCTCAGCGCCTACGCCGACACCTGGCTGGCCGTGGGCCACCCGGCCGCGAAACTCAAGGCGTTCACCGCCGACTTGCAGTATCAGATCGACCGGCTCTTGTCCTTCCTGCAATACACGTTGCGACAGGAGGATCTGGCCCTGTCCCGGCTGTGGCTGGCGGGCTACGTGCCCCATTGCGAGGCGATCGCGGCAAACCTGTCCGACCACCTGGGACTGCCGGTGGAATGCCTTGATACGCCGCGGGACCTGGGCGGACGGCCCGTCGATCTGCCGGCCCTGGGGGCGGCGTTGAGGGGGATGGTGCCGGATGAAGATTGATCTCTTACCGAGGCCCGAGCCGGTTCATCCGCTTTGGACGGCCGTCCTCACCGGGACCGCCGGCCTCTTGGCCATCGCCAACCTGTGGGCGGGGGCGACGTGGGTCAGCGCGTTGGTGCAAACCCGGGCGAGCGACGCGGCGTACCGGGATGCGGCCGCGCGCCTCCCCGCCCTGCAGCGGCAGGCGAACGAACAGCAACAACGGGAGACACTGACCCGCCAGATCGACGCCTTCCAAAAATGGGCCGCGTCCAGGCCGGATTTTCAAGATGAGGTGCATCTGCTCTCTACCCTGCTGCCCAAAAATAGCGCCTTGTTGAGCGTGCATTTTGTCGGCGGGGCGAATTACGACGTGAGGGCCTCGCTGCCCGACCTGGAGTCGGTGGCCACGTACCTTCGCGCGCTCCAGACGAGCGATCGGGTGGCATCGGTCACGGTGAAATCCGTCAACCGCCAGACAGCGGCGGTCCAACAGGCGGCGCCCGGCGCGGCCGGGACGCCGCGGCCCGCACCGTCGCCGACCGGGTTCCTTCCGGCTCGTTCGGTTCCCGGCGGCCCCGTTCAAACCTGGGTGGACCGCCTGTGGTCCTCTCTACCCTGGAGCCCCGGGGTGGCCCGGGCGTCGGACGGTCCTCCGCCCGAACCCTCCGAATCCGGGGGTGGGGCGCCGGGCGGCGGTTCCACGGCTCCGGGCGGTCCCGGGAATGGGGCGCCGCCGTCCACCGGAAGCGCCCCCGTCAGTTCCGTCCCCGGGTTGCCCTGGCCGTGGCCGTTTCCGCTTCCCCCGGGCACGCTTCCCCCGGGTACAACAGGCACACCCGGCGGGGCGCCGGCAGCCGGGTCGGCCCCGGGCCAAGCTGCGCCCGCACAAACCGTGTACATTCTCGAGTTCAGTGTCACCCTGGGGAGATAGGAGGGGAAAGGATGAGGTTAACGGAACGAATCCGATCACTGACGCCATTTCATCGTTGGATTCTTTTGATCTCCGCGGGCCTTGCGGTCACCGGAGGGGTTTTGGCGTACACGTCATCCTCGGCCGCCCAGGCGGCCCGGGCCGCCGCCGCCCGGCTGCAGGACGCCCAGAATCAGATGCAGTCGTTACAGCGAAAACTCTCCCACCCGGTGCCGGCACCGGATCTCACCCTTCCGGCCCGGGCGATCCCGAACAACTGGGAAATGGCGCGATTTTTTGCGGACCTCACCACAGCGGCGAACACTTGGAGCGTCCACATCGCCAGCGTCACGCCGAACCCGCCCTCCCCCGACCCCGGTGGATTCAAGCCGCCGGGCACCCCCGGGTCGGCGGGCGCCAAAGCCCCGACAAGCCCGGGAGGTTCATCCGCCAACCCAGCCGGAGCCCAGGGAGGCAGAAATCAGCCCTCTGGCAGCCCGTCCCAAACGACCGGAGGCGGCGCGGGATCCCCGTCGGCGAGCGCCCCGTCCTCCCCCGGCTCGGTCGGCGCGACGCCGGGAACAGCGACAAACGGGTCGGCTCCGGGGGCGGCCTCCGGGCCGGCCGCGCCGACTTCCGGCAACGCCGGCGCGACAACCGGGAAAGAGGCGGTTCCGCCCGCGGCCCTGCCCGGCATCCACAGCCTGACCATCGCCATCACGGCCGAGGGCACAGGTTCCAACCTGCTGGCCTTTCTGGACGAATTGACCGCCATGCAGCGGTTGGTGTGGATCACCGATTACACCCTCGATTTCGGCGGGGGTAGAAGTAATCCCGGCGGCGCTGCGGGCGGTGCGGGTGGAGGCGCCGGAACTTCAACCGGCACCGCGCGACTGCAGCTCACGTTGACGCTGTACTCCCACGCCCCGTGGGACAGCCGGGCCGTCGCCGAGGCGCCGTGGCCCTTTCCCATTCAGCCGGCGGGCAATCCCGAGGCGTTCGGCCGATGAGGCACCGACCGGGGGCTTGTTGTTGGTTTGGGCCGGCTCGCCGATTCAATAGTAAACGATGTTGTGCTCTTCCGGTCGTCCGTACAAAAATCCCTGGGCCAGGTTCACCCCGAGATCCACCAACGCGCCGGCCTGGTCCTCGGTTTCCACCCCCTTCGCCACCACCTCCGCCCCGATCCGCTCCGCCATTCGGCAGATCCGTTCCACCCTGTGGTACCACTCGGGGCTCGTCCCCAACCGCCCGACGTACGACGAGTCGATTTTCACAAGATCCGGTTGGAGCGAGGCGGCGGCTTCGAGGTCCACCCCGCCGACCCCCACATCGTCCAGCGCCAGCCGCAGCCCCCGATCCCGCAACGGCTCGCAAATCGCCGCCAGTTCCGCCCACCCGGAGGGCGGAAGGTTCTCGCTGACCTCCAGGACCAGTTGAGTGAGATCGACCCCCTCCAACTCCTCGTAAAGTCGAGGCGCGAACCGCTCCACGGTGGGAGCCAGGATGTTGATGAAGGAACATTCCCATCGGGGCCGATGAGCCATGGCCTGCAGAAAGATCAGGTAATCGGTTTCCATGAGAATGTCCAACGTTCGCGCATGAGCAAAGAGGTGTTCCGGATCCCGAAATGCCTTGACGAGGGGACCGCGCACGAGGAGCTCGCAGCCCACCCTCCGGAGGTCGGTCATCCGAATGATCGGTTGGTAAGCAAAGTGGACATCGGTCAGAAAACGCAAAAAGTCGACTCTTCCCGGGAAGATCTCCCCCACCCCATTCATTCCTGCCATATAGTGCATAAAGGAATCTTTCCGTCTCAACACCGCCAGGAGGAGTTGGGTCGATTTTTTGCAACTTCTTTTACAGATTCGGCAGCCGGATCAAAATGTCCTTCAGCGCCCCGCTGACACCGCGACAGCGGAGCTACCCGGAACTGGCGGGTTACTTTAGATCAGGGCCGTGGAGACACGACAGCCACCAACAGGGGAGCCCCACATGCAGCCGTCCCCAAAACCTGCTATGATGAGTCGTAGCGAGGTGACCCTCATGTGCGGCCGATACACCTTAACCGTCGATTTTCAAGTGGTGTTCGAGCGGTTCGGCTTCCAAACCGCCCGGGATTTTACGTACACCCCTCGGTACAACATCGCTCCGTCCCAGCCGGTGCTGGCCATCCTCTCGGACGGTCGGGTCCGCCGGGGCGGCTATCTCCGCTGGGGACTTGTACCCTCTTGGGCGAAAGATCCCTCCATCGGAAACCGGATGATCAACGCCCGGATTGAGACCGCCGCCACAAAGCCCGCTTACCGGGAAGCCCTTCGCCGCCGCCGCTGTCTCATCCCCGCCGACGGATTTTATGAATGGAAATCCACCCCCACCGGCAAAATCCCCATGCGCTGCACCCTTCGCTCCCGGGAGGTGTTTGCTTTTGCCGGCCTATGGGAAACCTGGAAAGGCCCAGAGGACAGAATCCTGCACAGCTGCACAATTCTCACCACCGCCGCCGCGCCCTCCTTGGCGTCCATCCACGACCGGATGCCCGTCGTCGTCCCCCGGGAACTGGAACAACCGTGGCTGGATCCCGGCCTCAAGGATCCCGAAGCCTTCCTCCAGCAGCTTCGCCGGCCGCCCGGCGACAACTTCGAGGCTTATGAAGTATCCCGGCTCGTCAACTCCGCCGCCGTCGACGACCCGCGCTGCATCGAACCGGCCGCCGGCCAAGGCCAAAACGGGGCTCCGTCGTCCGCCGGGACGCCCCATAGAGACGAATCGCCATCGGAAGGGGCCCCATTGCCGGAAGGAGGGATGGGCCGGTGAACAACTGGCAAGGCATTGATTCTTTTCTGGAACTGCTGGCCCTCGATGGCCCCTCCGGCCACGAAGACGCCGTCGCAATATGGCTCAGCCACTGGTTCAAGGCCGCGGGACTGACAGTGGAACAAGACGCCTTGGGAAATCTCATCGCCCGAAGGCCCGCTGCTGATCCGGGCGATGACCGGCCCCCCACCGTCC is from Kyrpidia tusciae DSM 2912 and encodes:
- a CDS encoding type IV pilus biogenesis protein PilM, with the protein product MRFSLAGPSGVGVSFHEHVVEVVRVEGRGPFPLVGHALISLPPEVYENGWIKNEAAFTETFRRKIQDAGVAADRPSLCLPTSAVVLRTVTLPRTGRKQARNLLQFQIDHELHLPFANPVFDFDYFPPGFPAPDGQAGEDGGALVLLAAAPGDLVHRAEQAFRRIKTPLDAVEVKGLAGLRVLRHLGRRIDQGTLLVHFGPDAVDAHFYVKGQLLLSRWLDLNPREYVSEETGGFATVSGPAGPTLAPGAARSAGGDAAQSRTTRIGATNESRITEAPAGPGAETGASSESDSVLWVPDADETPWGTSPDGAAGPGQTEAAAGVAADVNTPKSTGDAGVDSGTRSAPRPGGPEFPGQPGGPEALGIPGTSETGAEPSHPAQPALSAYADTWLAVGHPAAKLKAFTADLQYQIDRLLSFLQYTLRQEDLALSRLWLAGYVPHCEAIAANLSDHLGLPVECLDTPRDLGGRPVDLPALGAALRGMVPDED
- a CDS encoding PilV family protein, with translation MRHHHKGESWRLRRHQQCRSNRLQAGFTLVAVLLVAVILLTLLAAVSTLVLAESRQTGLTARQQQAYNLAEAGLERFMAALQQAADGSSDFPYDPGDLGGWIDRHAINQPGVAVTATYVREDGQPVTANQVPPYPHLIQVRSKGTVDQVSKTIVATVDLQFLGGLFQYALAALSTNGKGIQFDRDLVNLYPDLTINGRIYSNADIRWGKARALPPMLQTHSLAVDLGPNSPIQSRQDLQNVPSWVPVERLGAPLAYPTYEQIVASLRRRNGSQITNVGPTNGSGLLISILGMCIYIDFPTIRIIQGNQAILMFSNPDLYVLGNPYGKTIVSEGNLHLIGLVGDSADRTIYISKKNVWVGDNQIPNDLRAVIETLNKAVGLLLDGLGFLLHLIGLDSLLHLNDNLLQPLSNILSAILDFIRDIIPPWRISGYIYAPNGTVNFGLAALGVHGGVAAKQIHFDVLNSIDINYQNTDLMADFDPSRRPELYIPQPVIVERHTE
- a CDS encoding EAL domain-containing protein — encoded protein: MGEIFPGRVDFLRFLTDVHFAYQPIIRMTDLRRVGCELLVRGPLVKAFRDPEHLFAHARTLDILMETDYLIFLQAMAHRPRWECSFINILAPTVERFAPRLYEELEGVDLTQLVLEVSENLPPSGWAELAAICEPLRDRGLRLALDDVGVGGVDLEAAASLQPDLVKIDSSYVGRLGTSPEWYHRVERICRMAERIGAEVVAKGVETEDQAGALVDLGVNLAQGFLYGRPEEHNIVYY
- a CDS encoding SOS response-associated peptidase, encoding MQPSPKPAMMSRSEVTLMCGRYTLTVDFQVVFERFGFQTARDFTYTPRYNIAPSQPVLAILSDGRVRRGGYLRWGLVPSWAKDPSIGNRMINARIETAATKPAYREALRRRRCLIPADGFYEWKSTPTGKIPMRCTLRSREVFAFAGLWETWKGPEDRILHSCTILTTAAAPSLASIHDRMPVVVPRELEQPWLDPGLKDPEAFLQQLRRPPGDNFEAYEVSRLVNSAAVDDPRCIEPAAGQGQNGAPSSAGTPHRDESPSEGAPLPEGGMGR